A region from the Caldicellulosiruptor naganoensis genome encodes:
- the hrcA gene encoding heat-inducible transcriptional repressor HrcA, with product MLDERKKRILQAVIDDYINTGEPVGSRTIAKKYIVGISSATIRNEMSDLEEMGYLEQPHTSAGRIPSDKGYRYYVDELMKVTRPSPQETAFIRSQLDVKFNEINEYMENIARIISNLTNYTAVLSTPNVKKSYIKHLQLLPVDSKKYILILVTNTGLVKDILLDKPENIENKEFVYISNILNEKLSGLRLEDIDENTVLDIENSLGKNKTILSPIIDSVLRTISAADSTEVVLSGIKNMFDFPEFNDVLKAKIFLHIFEQKDMLRKIINSSMHDHITIRIGTENPIEDLKECSIILSTYRIGDSIAGSIGIIGPKRLKYSQTVSLIDYICDELSDILTRLFTE from the coding sequence ATGTTGGATGAAAGAAAGAAAAGAATACTTCAGGCGGTTATAGATGATTATATAAATACAGGTGAGCCAGTGGGCTCACGCACAATTGCAAAAAAGTATATTGTTGGTATTTCTTCTGCAACAATTAGAAATGAGATGTCTGACTTAGAAGAAATGGGATATTTAGAGCAACCACATACTTCAGCTGGAAGAATTCCATCTGATAAAGGTTATAGATATTATGTTGATGAGCTTATGAAGGTCACAAGACCTTCACCGCAAGAAACTGCATTTATAAGGTCTCAGCTGGATGTAAAGTTTAATGAGATAAACGAGTACATGGAGAACATAGCGAGAATTATTTCAAATCTTACAAACTACACAGCTGTGCTCTCAACCCCAAATGTGAAGAAAAGCTACATTAAGCATCTACAACTTTTGCCAGTTGACAGCAAAAAATATATATTGATTTTAGTCACAAATACTGGGCTTGTAAAGGACATACTTTTGGACAAACCTGAGAATATTGAAAACAAAGAATTTGTGTATATCTCTAACATTCTCAACGAAAAGCTAAGTGGGCTTAGACTTGAAGACATTGATGAAAACACCGTTTTAGATATTGAAAATAGTTTGGGCAAGAACAAGACAATCCTCTCACCAATCATTGATAGTGTTCTTAGAACAATTAGTGCAGCAGACAGTACAGAGGTTGTTCTAAGCGGTATTAAAAACATGTTTGATTTTCCGGAATTTAACGATGTTTTAAAAGCTAAGATATTCTTGCATATATTTGAGCAAAAGGACATGCTGCGAAAGATTATAAACTCTTCAATGCACGACCATATAACCATACGCATAGGTACAGAAAACCCAATTGAAGATTTAAAGGAATGCAGCATTATTCTTTCCACTTACCGAATAGGAGACAGTATTGCAGGTTCAATTGGTATAATCGGACCAAAGAGGCTCAAGTATTCGCAAACAGTTTCTTTGATTGATTATATCTGCGATGAGCTATCTGATATTTTGACAAGACTTTTCACAGAATAA
- the hemW gene encoding radical SAM family heme chaperone HemW, with protein sequence MGKKIGLYIHVPFCKKKCLYCDFVSFDNIEESVVAEYFSSLKRELNFYKENYDIEIETIYIGGGTPSAVNPAHIGSLLEFVYSNFEVESSCETTIEANPESLDEEKVKIYRFSNINRLSIGVQSLNDIELKALGRIHTSRRVLEILELIVRYFENFNVDLMIGLPHQNMESFSKTLEAVISFDPPHVSVYSLKIEEGTYFYNEYESLKNCLPSEEEERSMYWLAVQKLNDVGIYHYEISNFAKKNFKCKHNLKYWNHEEYIGIGCAAHSFFEGYRYFNVSNLEKYISRIKSGSFAWEKKQFIDDQEKEKEYIILGLRKIEGFDLLEFERRFNVAFTGKYSAQIEKLKRYGLVEVNSHFRLTKRGIDLANIVWQEFI encoded by the coding sequence TTGGGCAAAAAAATAGGGCTTTATATTCACGTTCCTTTTTGCAAGAAAAAATGTTTGTATTGTGATTTTGTGTCTTTTGATAATATTGAAGAAAGTGTTGTTGCTGAATATTTTAGTTCTCTTAAAAGAGAACTTAATTTTTATAAAGAAAACTATGATATTGAAATAGAGACAATTTACATTGGGGGTGGTACTCCGTCTGCAGTAAATCCTGCACATATAGGAAGTTTACTTGAATTTGTATATTCTAATTTTGAGGTTGAAAGCAGTTGCGAAACGACAATTGAAGCAAATCCAGAGAGTTTGGATGAAGAAAAGGTCAAAATTTATAGGTTCTCAAATATAAATAGACTGAGTATTGGCGTTCAGTCTTTAAATGACATTGAGTTAAAAGCGCTTGGAAGAATTCACACATCAAGACGAGTGCTGGAAATATTAGAGCTTATAGTAAGATACTTTGAAAACTTCAATGTTGATTTAATGATTGGACTTCCACACCAGAATATGGAGAGTTTTTCAAAGACTTTGGAAGCAGTAATTAGTTTCGACCCTCCTCATGTCTCTGTATATTCTTTGAAAATTGAAGAAGGCACATATTTTTATAATGAATATGAATCTTTAAAGAATTGTTTGCCTTCTGAGGAAGAAGAACGAAGTATGTACTGGCTTGCAGTCCAAAAGCTTAACGATGTTGGTATATATCACTATGAGATATCAAACTTTGCTAAAAAAAACTTTAAATGCAAGCATAATCTTAAATACTGGAACCACGAAGAGTATATTGGTATTGGTTGTGCTGCTCATTCTTTTTTTGAAGGATATAGATATTTCAACGTTAGTAATCTTGAAAAGTACATTAGCAGGATAAAGAGCGGAAGTTTTGCATGGGAGAAGAAACAATTTATAGATGACCAAGAGAAAGAAAAAGAATATATCATTTTGGGCCTCAGAAAAATTGAAGGCTTTGACCTTTTAGAGTTTGAAAGAAGATTTAATGTGGCTTTTACTGGGAAATATAGTGCTCAGATAGAAAAGCTAAAAAGGTATGGGCTTGTAGAGGTAAACTCGCATTTTAGACTTACAAAAAGAGGAATTGATCTTGCAAATATAGTGTGGCAAGAGTTTATCTAA